The genomic window TGGAACCTTATCATAATAACATGTACAGCACCTGTTTTTACTTCAGGCAGCGATTGATGACTTCATTAAATTCTTCTTTATCAATTGGTTTGGGCAGAAAATATGTCGCCCCAAGAGCTAGAAGGTTAGAAATGTCCGAAACACCAACCACAGCGGACATAATTACGATAGGCATATCCATGAACTGGGAATCCCCTCTCAGGGTCTGCACCAATTGGCGTCCGTCCATTTCGGGCATCATTATGTCAGTCACCAGCACATCAAAATCATTCTCTGCTTTCAAAGCTTCATAGGCATGTTTGCCATGAGGGCTGACAAAAGAGATATGACCCAGGTCATTAACAAACCTCGCGGCAAGTTTTTGAGAAATTTTATCATCTTCAGCAATCAATATTTTATACATGAACCCCTCTTCATTTTTATCGATTCTGTAATGCCTAAGCCAAACCCACAGCTTTTGTAAAGGATAATCAAAGACTAAAACTGCAATACCCTGCCTAACATTTAAAATCTATGGACCTGACCTTTCGAATATTGTAACGTACTAGAATAAGAACTTAAACATCTTAATCATAATTTTTTCAGGAGCCACCGTCATGGCAAAAACAGAAATCCTGCTCGAAACCGGCACCAATGAGCTTGAAATTCTTGAATTTTACATCGATCTTCCTAAATCTGAAGACGGGCCGGAGGAAAGATGTCATTTCGGGGTCAATGTTGCAAAAGTGATGCAGGTAATTGAAAGCCCGCAACTGGAACATCCAGAATCTGCCGAAAACCCATGTTTCATGGGTACTATTCCGCTGCGCAACCACATCCTGCCTGTTCTAGACCTCGCTGTCTGGCTCGGGATGGAGCGCAAAACGCAGAAGTATGACATTGTCATTGTTACTGAATTCAGTCAGACAGTCTCCGGTTTTCAGGTCAGCGGGGTAACGGAAATCCATCGTGTAGGCTGGGGGCAAGTCCTTTCGCCGGACAAATTTATGAGCAGTTTTGATGACAGCTGCATTGTAGGGATAGTTGAACGTGAGGACCGCTTCATCCAATTACTCGACCTTGAATCCATACTCGCCGATCTTGACCCCACTTTGGGAGGGGACTTTGATGCTCCCTCGGCAGTAGCTACCGAAGCATATAACGCTTTGGTTTGCGATGACTCTCCTACCATCCGTGCCATGCTGGAAAAAAGTCTTAGAAAAGCAAATTTCAGACATACAATTCTTCACAACGGAAAAGAGGCTCAGACAACCCTCATGAAGATTAAAGAAGCAGCCAAACAAGAAAACAGGCCTGTTAAAGATTATGTAGAAATCGTAATTTCAGACATTGAAATGCCGCTGATGGACGGATTCACCCTCGCCAAATGGATCAGGGATGACCCGGATCTCAAAGATCTGCCAATTATTCTCTATTCCTCTATCATCACTAAAGAACTCCGCCACAAAGGAGAATCAGTCGGTGCTGATGACCAGATTTCAAAACCTGACCTGCATCTGCTGCCGGAAAAAGCCATCAGATTGATTGAAAGCCGCAAAAATCATTAGCTCAACGAGATTTAACTAGTATAGAAATAACGGCCTGCACACTTTCGGCGGGCCGTTTTTACTTGCACGAATTTTAATGTGGCAATATCTTCCTTTTTCAGGATAGAATTTAATTTTAAAATATCCCCTTAACAGAGGAGAATTATATGGAAGATGTAAGAGTATACGGAGACGTGCACGGCTTGTCTGAAGAAGATTTTGAAGACATTAAGCTCGAATTGCCATTTGAAAAAATCGTCTACAAGGACAAAGTCCTCAATGTTGATTACGAAGGACATTATATCGAAATTGACGATTTTCTAGATGAAATGGTTAAGCGATTGCCGCCTGAAGGATGGGCCAAAGTTGATTTCATCGATCATGTGGACTGGAAGCTGACCCGCTACGAAATAGAAAACAACAAGATGACTTCACGTGATGTCAACGTAGACGCGGTCCTCGAACCGACAAAAAATGAAGCCGGGCAGAGATAAGAAGCCTTCGGCGACCCTGCCGGGGGCCTTAAACCCTTTTGCAAAAGGGTTTAAGAATCCAAAAACCTTTTATTGGGGCTTCGCCACTAAATTTTATGACAATTCGCCAATAGAAAAGCCCGTCTGTTTTTAACAGACGGGCTTTAAAATTTTGATATAATCAAATCTAATAATTAATGATTCGAACAGCAGTTGCTTTTGGTGCCATTTCTTCGTCTATGAGTTCGAAGACAACTTTCTCACCGACGTTCAGGGTTTTAAAACCATCCCGGAGAACTTCGGAAAAATGGACATAAATATCCCTTCCGGCCTCATCCTTGATAAAACCGAATCCCTTGATATCGTTGAACCAGCTGACAACCCCTTTTGAACTCATAAAAAAAACCTCATCAGTCTGACCAAGACTGAGATTTCAACAAAGATTATTTCATACGGAAAGTTATGCGCCCGCGAGTAAGGTCATAAGGCGAAAGCTCCACCTTAACCCGATCCCCCGGCAGAATCCGAATGTAATACTTGCGCATTTTTCCGGAAATATGTCCCAGAATTACATGCCCGTTTTCAAGCTCAACTTTAAACATCGCATTGGGCAATGCTTCCTGAACAATACCCTCTACTTCAATACCTTCTTCTTTAGCCATGGCACCCTCCGTCGCCAACAACTGCTATGAAAATAAAATGTCGTACTGCTGTTACACAGACTTTTTTACTGATTTCCCGGTATTAATGCAATAAGTAAAGAAAAAAACGGGGCAGCCCAATCTTAAATTTTATGACCGAGCCTGTCGATGGAATTTAGTATTTCTTCCACCAGAGTATTCAGTGAGCGGCGATTAACAGCACTGGAAGGGATACCATGGGGATAGGTGTTGCGCATAAGTTCGCGCTGCTCATCATCAAGTCTATCCCACTTATTGAGCACGAGAATGGTCGCCACATCATCAAGATTCATATCGGCAACAATATTATTCACCGCCTCAATCTGTTCCCCCACTTCAGGATGGGAAGAATCGCAGACATGAAGCAGAACATCAGCAGCTTCCAACTCTTCAAGGGTGGCGCGGAAAGCTTCTTTCAATTCCACGGGCAGTTGACGAATGAATCCAACAGTATCAGTCAGGATGAGCTCCTGCTCCCTTGGGAAACGAATACGCCGACTGGTGGGATCAAGAGTGGCGAAGAGTTTATCTTCAGCCAGAACTCCGCTGTTGGTCAGGGTATTGAGTAAGGTAGACTTGCCCGCATTGGTATAACCGACCAGCGACACAACCGGAACACCTGCCCGGGCACGCCGTTCGCGGGTGAATCCACGCTGGCGGCTGACCTTTTTCAGTTCCTTGCCCAACTTAGTGAGCTTATCCTTGATACGACGGCGATCAATCTCCAGCTTGGTCTCACCGGGACCGCGACCACCGATCCCACCCATAAGCCGGGACATGGCCCGGTTCTTACCCACAAGGCGGGGCATGGTGTACTTAAGCTGTGCCATTTCCACCTGTAATTTACCGGCGCGAGTGGTGGCATGCTGAGCAAAAATATCCAGAATAAGCTGCGTGCGGTCAATAATCTTGCGTTCGGTCAGCTTAGCAAGGTTGCGCATCTGGCCGGCAGAAAGTTCCTGATCAAAAAGGATCACTTCTGCATCCGCCTGCAAGGCAAGAACTTCCAGTTCAGCCAGCTTACCTTTACCCATGATAAATTTGGGATTGAGCTTGCGGATGCGCTGCACCAGACGCCCTTCAACCTTCAGTCCTGCGGTATCGGCAAGATCTTCCAGTTCATCAAGTGAGCGTTCCTGCACGGACTTGGGGTCCTGCGAAACACTGACCACAATGGCCCGCTCGCGTTTGTCCGTGGTATCGCGGGTACGGTCCGCACGGCGAAATTCATCTTCGAGGGCTTTAATCTGGGCAGGAAGATCCATGTCCGCACGGTCCCAGCGTACCGGAGCAAGCTGTTCGTACGGTTTTTCTCCGGAACCGGGAGGAAGTAGATAGGCAAACTGAACAAAATCAGGTTCCCCGTGCGGGTCGGAAGCAAGAACAGATACACTATCCAGACGCAGAAAAACCATATCCATGAGGTCTTCCTCAGACAGGTTTTCCCCGGAAATATGGGTGTGCAGAAGGCGTAAACCGCGTAACCGCCCTTCAGACTGACGCGATCTCGGCAACTCGGGAATATAAATTGATCCCGGATCACCGACCAGAATCATTTCAGCTTTACCTTGCCTGTTAATCAGCAGGCCTAGTTGGCGTCCGATTTCATGACTGAGAAAAGAAAGCTCGCGAGCCTGCTCATTAGTGAACCCGTTGGGGGCATTGTAACGGCGGTCCGCAAGACGGTTGATACGCTTCAACTCACTTGGTTTAAGGCCCTGAGTATTACCTTTGGCTTTAAGAGCTATAAGACTATCCCTCCGGGGGCTTAAACCCTTTTTGAAAAAAGGGTTTAAGAATCCCAAAAACTTTTATTAGACTTCGTCGCTGTCGAAAATAGAAATTTACCCTATTCAAGGATTCCAAAGGGGACTATCCCCTTTGGCCGCCGGAGACGAAATCACCTGACATAGGCGCGAAGCGCATCATAACATAAAACGGGATGCCATAAAAATGACATCCCGTTTTGAAATATTACGCGTCGTGATCTGCCAAATATTTGGCGATCATGGAATCGTATTCAGAGACAAGTGCAAAAGTTTCCGCGGCCAGATCTTTTCTGAGCGCGAGAGAAACCTTGCCATCATTCTTCTTCATGTCCTCAAGAATACGAGGGTAATGTACCGGACTGGGGACAACCAGAACGGAATGGAAATTTTTCGCTGAAGCACGCAGCATAGTAGGACCGCCGATGTCGATCTGCTCGACGGCGTTCCTCAAATCCTGCCCTTCGCTAACAGCCTTGGCAAAATTGTACAGGTTAACGCAAACCATATCGATTGTCTTGATACCGTGTTCATCAAGAGTCGACAGGTGTTCCGGATTATCCTTATCCGCAAGGATGCCGCCATGCACACTGGGGTGCAGGGTCTTTACACGGCCGCCCATGATTTCAGGGAAACCGGTAACATCACTTACAGACTTGACCTCAAGTCCGGCATCAAGAAGCATTTTCCTTGTGCCGCCGGTGCTGATGAGTTCCACACCGAAGCCAGCCAACTCAGCCGCAAATTCAGCAAGCCCGGATTTATCAGTAACACTGAGCACTCCACGCTTTACAGGCAACATATCCATAACACATCTCCAGATATTGGTTTTTGTGGAGTTGTGCCGGATTTATGCCGTAAAGGCAAGTTCCGGGCCGGACCTTTTTCTCGCCGGTAGCTGGTCCCCGTCCCTGAACTACACGAACAGGAACGGGACCAACCGGGAGGGGAGTCGGCTATATATAAAGGATCTGTGTGAGCTAAATCTGACTCAGCAGTTCCTTAGCCGCTTCGTTTGCGGGATCCTTTTCAAGGATCATTTCAAGCTGCTCAACAGCCTTATCCTTCTGCTCCATGCAGATGTGAAGTCCTGCAAGGGAGTAGCGAACTTCGTGCTTATCGGGATCAACTTCGAGGAACCTCTCGAGGAAAGGAATAGCTTCAGCCATTCTTTCAGCCTCGTGACCGATCCTGATGATGCCGAAAAGCGCAACCATGTTGCTGATGTTGATGTCGAGTGCCTGAGAAAAGTTTGCAAAGGCTTCGTCCTGACGGGAAGTTTCCATCTGGATCAGTCCCATACCGGCAAAGCTCTTATCGGTAGCTTCTACCTGATGTGCTTTTTCGTACAGAGACATGGCAGTATCATACTCGCCGCGCTGAACCGCGATGGTGGCAAGACCGATGTAAGGATCAGGATGCACACCATTGGATCCGGCAGCCTTCTTGTAGTAATCTTCAGCCTTATCCAGTTCGCCCATGAACAGATAACACTCACCGAGTTCCTTGTTAATTTCATAATCTAAATGACTCATAATTCCCCTCCGGAAATTTTATTTACCGCCGGACGATCCAAGGCGGCATTTTTTTCGACCTCTTAGGGTCTGCCTGACTTGATGCATACCGCGTGCCAAAACCAAACAAGACACTCCCTACATTATATAATAAACATGTTTTAATGCGCCTGATTTCCGACACAAAGACCAAACAGGCACTAAAAGCACAAATATAAACTAAGTATTTTAGCTAGTTACAATAACGGCACATCTTTTGCTAAATACGATTCACAAAGTAAATACCAATTCTTTCCGGACCACATGGGCACCGGGAAATTTTTGCAGGAGGATATACACATGAAAGGACTTTTCGGAAGCCACATAGAATTGACAGGCAAAGTACTCGACCTGAGACTCCAACGTCAAAACCTCGTCTCCTCCAATCTGGCTAACGTCAACACCCCCGGCTACAAGGAAAAACGCCTTGAGTTTGAAGATGACCTTCAAAAGGCAATGGGCCTTGACGCCAAAGGTAAGATGACCAGAACCAGTAAGATGCATATTCCCAACGCCTTTGACGCAGATAAATTTCAGGGTGACGTTCTCTCCAACTTCGAACCTAGAGTCATCCACGGAGAAAACCCGGTCGACATGGATAAAGAGATGGTCACCATGGCTAAGAACACTCTTTATTACAATGCCCTCTCTCAGGTTATAGGGAAAAGTTTTCAGGGCATGACTAAAATCATCCAGAGCGGAGCTAGATAATGAACTTCTTCACAGCACTTGATATCGGAGCTTCAGGCCTTAAAGCCCAAAGGGAGTATCTGAACGTTGTGTCCATGAACATGGCTAACTCCAGGACAACTCGGACAGCCGAAGGCGGACCATATCGCCGCAAAAGTGTTTCCATGGAGTCCAGCCCCGTACTCTCCCCTTTTGAAACCGCCATGGATCAGCAGCTCAACCAGCAGCTTCGAGGCGTAACCGTCAGAGGCGTAGTCTCCGACACCCGTCCATTCAAAGAAGTGTATGAGCCAAACCATCCTGACGCGAACTCAAAAGGAATCGTCAAATATCCGGACATTAACGTTGTCGAGGAAATGGTCAACATGATCACCATCAGCAGATCTTACGAAGCCAACGCGCAATCAGTGGACTCCGCCAAAAGGATGTTCAACCGCGCACTCAGAATAGGAATGGGCCAGTAAGCCCCGGCTGATTACAAACGACGGATTTCCGACACACGAAAAAGGAGCAAGACATGTCCATCAGAAACGTAGCAATGAATGCATACAGCAACGCCATACAGAATCAGCAAAAGTTCGATAAAAAGTTCGATAAGACCATGGACCTTCATAAGGCCGATCCGAACTCTTTTTCCGAAACCCTTACTGACTCCATCAAGGGCGTCAACGAGTTGCAAGGCCAGAAAAAAGCTATGATCGAGGAATTTGCTTCCGGAAAAAACCAAAACGTGCACGAACTGATGATCTCATTACAGAAAGCCAGTGTTGCCATGACCATGACCAGCACCGTCCGTACCAAGGTCATGACTGCCTATCAGGAAGTCATGAAAATGCCTTTCTAGATTTTACACAAAGCTCCTTTACCTGCCTTACTAATTATTGCTACCACGAATCCTCCACACCGGAGGCCTCGTGGTAGCTTTTATACACCACATCCTGATCAGACATTTTTTTGTCGCCCCTTCCTTTTTCACTTCAATCTACCTCAATAAAGACCCATAACGACTTGATATAAATAACTTTTCCATCAGTGGATCGCTACTTGCTAAAACAAATGAAAAATCGTCAGGAGTTTAAGTATGTCAAATTTCGCCACTGATTATCTGGGTAAGTTTCAAGGATTCTGGTCTGACCGCACAGTTTCACAGCGGATCATGATCGGCGGCCTTGCGGCCACAGTTGTCATCGCCTTCATCTTCATGGTCTTCTGGCTCAACCAGACCGAGTACAGAGTCCTCTACACCAAACTTTACTCTGAAGACGCATCTCGCGTTGTTTCCATTCTGCAATCTACCAAGGAACCCTAC from Marinifilum sp. JC120 includes these protein-coding regions:
- a CDS encoding chemotaxis signal transduction protein CheV, whose translation is MAKTEILLETGTNELEILEFYIDLPKSEDGPEERCHFGVNVAKVMQVIESPQLEHPESAENPCFMGTIPLRNHILPVLDLAVWLGMERKTQKYDIVIVTEFSQTVSGFQVSGVTEIHRVGWGQVLSPDKFMSSFDDSCIVGIVEREDRFIQLLDLESILADLDPTLGGDFDAPSAVATEAYNALVCDDSPTIRAMLEKSLRKANFRHTILHNGKEAQTTLMKIKEAAKQENRPVKDYVEIVISDIEMPLMDGFTLAKWIRDDPDLKDLPIILYSSIITKELRHKGESVGADDQISKPDLHLLPEKAIRLIESRKNH
- a CDS encoding response regulator: MYKILIAEDDKISQKLAARFVNDLGHISFVSPHGKHAYEALKAENDFDVLVTDIMMPEMDGRQLVQTLRGDSQFMDMPIVIMSAVVGVSDISNLLALGATYFLPKPIDKEEFNEVINRCLK
- the hflX gene encoding GTPase HflX; amino-acid sequence: MKRINRLADRRYNAPNGFTNEQARELSFLSHEIGRQLGLLINRQGKAEMILVGDPGSIYIPELPRSRQSEGRLRGLRLLHTHISGENLSEEDLMDMVFLRLDSVSVLASDPHGEPDFVQFAYLLPPGSGEKPYEQLAPVRWDRADMDLPAQIKALEDEFRRADRTRDTTDKRERAIVVSVSQDPKSVQERSLDELEDLADTAGLKVEGRLVQRIRKLNPKFIMGKGKLAELEVLALQADAEVILFDQELSAGQMRNLAKLTERKIIDRTQLILDIFAQHATTRAGKLQVEMAQLKYTMPRLVGKNRAMSRLMGGIGGRGPGETKLEIDRRRIKDKLTKLGKELKKVSRQRGFTRERRARAGVPVVSLVGYTNAGKSTLLNTLTNSGVLAEDKLFATLDPTSRRIRFPREQELILTDTVGFIRQLPVELKEAFRATLEELEAADVLLHVCDSSHPEVGEQIEAVNNIVADMNLDDVATILVLNKWDRLDDEQRELMRNTYPHGIPSSAVNRRSLNTLVEEILNSIDRLGHKI
- the flgB gene encoding flagellar basal body rod protein FlgB, whose translation is MKGLFGSHIELTGKVLDLRLQRQNLVSSNLANVNTPGYKEKRLEFEDDLQKAMGLDAKGKMTRTSKMHIPNAFDADKFQGDVLSNFEPRVIHGENPVDMDKEMVTMAKNTLYYNALSQVIGKSFQGMTKIIQSGAR
- a CDS encoding translation initiation factor IF-1 is translated as MAKEEGIEVEGIVQEALPNAMFKVELENGHVILGHISGKMRKYYIRILPGDRVKVELSPYDLTRGRITFRMK
- a CDS encoding cold shock domain-containing protein gives rise to the protein MSSKGVVSWFNDIKGFGFIKDEAGRDIYVHFSEVLRDGFKTLNVGEKVVFELIDEEMAPKATAVRIINY
- the flgC gene encoding flagellar basal body rod protein FlgC, whose amino-acid sequence is MNFFTALDIGASGLKAQREYLNVVSMNMANSRTTRTAEGGPYRRKSVSMESSPVLSPFETAMDQQLNQQLRGVTVRGVVSDTRPFKEVYEPNHPDANSKGIVKYPDINVVEEMVNMITISRSYEANAQSVDSAKRMFNRALRIGMGQ
- a CDS encoding IMP cyclohydrolase, with protein sequence MDMLPVKRGVLSVTDKSGLAEFAAELAGFGVELISTGGTRKMLLDAGLEVKSVSDVTGFPEIMGGRVKTLHPSVHGGILADKDNPEHLSTLDEHGIKTIDMVCVNLYNFAKAVSEGQDLRNAVEQIDIGGPTMLRASAKNFHSVLVVPSPVHYPRILEDMKKNDGKVSLALRKDLAAETFALVSEYDSMIAKYLADHDA
- the fliE gene encoding flagellar hook-basal body complex protein FliE, giving the protein MSIRNVAMNAYSNAIQNQQKFDKKFDKTMDLHKADPNSFSETLTDSIKGVNELQGQKKAMIEEFASGKNQNVHELMISLQKASVAMTMTSTVRTKVMTAYQEVMKMPF
- a CDS encoding tetratricopeptide repeat protein; translated protein: MSHLDYEINKELGECYLFMGELDKAEDYYKKAAGSNGVHPDPYIGLATIAVQRGEYDTAMSLYEKAHQVEATDKSFAGMGLIQMETSRQDEAFANFSQALDINISNMVALFGIIRIGHEAERMAEAIPFLERFLEVDPDKHEVRYSLAGLHICMEQKDKAVEQLEMILEKDPANEAAKELLSQI